In Flavobacterium gelatinilyticum, a genomic segment contains:
- a CDS encoding NAD(P)H-binding protein: MKIIISGSLGNIGKPLTAKLVQAGHDVTVITSSTAKKEAIETLGAKAAIGSVSDSAFLTEALKSADALFAMTPPNLGGQNVIANTAEAGRAFAKAISETNIKRVVMLSSIGADLPTGNGPIAGLYQIEKIYNELPVSITFLRAGYFYTNFYNDVPMIQGAGIMGGNFPLDVKIPLVHPEDIAQAVSEELIKTPSEKNIRYIISDVRTPGDIAAVLGTAIAKPNLPWVEFTDEQSLEGMKQAGIPEEIAALYTEMGTGLRNGKIAEDFLKSNLSVDGKTKLEDFAKEFAGKF, translated from the coding sequence ATGAAAATTATAATTTCAGGTTCGTTAGGAAATATCGGAAAACCATTAACTGCAAAACTGGTTCAGGCCGGACATGATGTAACTGTCATTACAAGCAGTACTGCAAAAAAAGAGGCAATCGAAACTCTGGGCGCAAAGGCAGCAATTGGATCCGTGAGCGATTCAGCATTTTTAACTGAAGCATTAAAAAGTGCTGATGCTCTTTTTGCTATGACACCGCCAAATTTAGGAGGACAAAATGTAATTGCGAATACAGCCGAAGCCGGTCGTGCTTTTGCAAAAGCAATATCTGAAACCAACATTAAACGTGTTGTAATGTTAAGCAGTATTGGAGCTGATTTACCAACCGGAAACGGTCCAATTGCAGGACTTTATCAAATCGAAAAAATATATAATGAGTTACCTGTATCTATCACTTTTTTAAGAGCCGGTTATTTTTATACGAACTTTTACAATGATGTTCCGATGATTCAGGGAGCAGGAATTATGGGTGGTAATTTTCCTTTAGATGTAAAAATACCATTAGTTCATCCGGAAGATATCGCTCAGGCTGTGTCTGAAGAATTAATAAAAACTCCTTCAGAAAAAAATATCCGTTACATTATAAGTGATGTGCGTACTCCCGGAGACATTGCCGCTGTTTTGGGAACTGCAATTGCTAAACCTAATTTACCCTGGGTAGAATTTACAGATGAACAGTCACTTGAGGGAATGAAACAAGCCGGAATCCCGGAAGAAATTGCGGCATTGTATACCGAAATGGGAACTGGTTTAAGAAACGGAAAAATTGCCGAAGATTTTCTTAAAAGCAATTTATCTGTTGATGGAAAAACAAAACTGGAAGACTTTGCTAAAGAATTTGCGGGGAAATTCTAA
- a CDS encoding tetratricopeptide repeat protein: protein MKTLTEPEKKAEQYRKRALQLKDLDWNRAIKYIELAEIEAKKTGEPDFLLAHLYVTAGKMYASKDVLDIALQYYLKAHEIYKDRNNPDEISKLENNLAIIYSQGNNKEKALQYFYNVYRYQSAKKDSVKLVKVLNNIGTIYQKRNPDSSLYYYKKAYVLNKYLKDNNLKIYVCTNLAQTYGLKKDKNKAALYYNEAFSFMNKPSADVVKAFAYESFAEYNLKEKNYDIVIENAQKALELNKGKAFSFSGLNLNKILSQAYIKKQDFKTAVYYFQQHNIINDSIDVEQKAVNLERIRLEQDYKARTQIRELIEEQKRSELYLIGLILVVGILILIILLIKYRNRNISNQLEREILKRKEHELKQSLEAKNMVLIGKAMSEIHRTDNINEILTDLKKIKLKTAGKELQQAIDIVLKRLEKNLNTDIWKEFEISFEQVHKSFFDKLTFDYPSLSPKDRRLCALLYLDLTTKEISQITGQSFKSIENARTRLRKKFDLTNEKVNLSTYLNSFKPN, encoded by the coding sequence TTGAAAACTCTGACTGAGCCTGAGAAAAAAGCTGAGCAGTATCGTAAAAGAGCCTTGCAGCTGAAAGATTTAGATTGGAACCGCGCCATAAAATATATTGAACTTGCAGAAATCGAAGCCAAAAAGACAGGCGAACCGGATTTTCTGCTGGCTCATCTTTATGTAACTGCCGGAAAAATGTATGCCTCAAAAGATGTTTTGGATATTGCCTTACAGTATTATCTTAAAGCTCATGAGATATACAAGGACAGGAACAACCCTGATGAAATTTCAAAATTAGAGAATAACCTGGCTATCATTTATTCGCAGGGTAATAATAAGGAAAAAGCACTGCAGTATTTTTATAACGTTTATCGCTATCAAAGTGCCAAAAAAGATTCTGTTAAGCTGGTTAAAGTTTTAAATAATATAGGAACCATTTATCAAAAAAGAAATCCGGATTCGTCTTTATATTATTATAAGAAAGCTTATGTGCTAAATAAATATCTAAAAGATAATAACTTAAAAATTTATGTCTGTACTAATTTGGCGCAGACTTATGGACTAAAAAAAGATAAAAACAAAGCTGCGTTATACTATAACGAGGCATTTTCTTTTATGAATAAACCATCAGCTGATGTCGTAAAAGCTTTTGCATACGAATCTTTTGCAGAATACAATCTGAAAGAGAAAAATTATGACATAGTAATCGAAAATGCTCAAAAAGCATTAGAACTAAATAAAGGTAAAGCATTTAGTTTTTCAGGTTTAAATCTCAACAAAATCTTGTCTCAGGCCTATATCAAAAAGCAAGATTTCAAAACTGCGGTTTATTATTTTCAGCAGCACAATATTATAAATGACAGCATTGATGTCGAACAAAAAGCAGTAAATCTGGAAAGAATAAGGCTTGAACAAGATTATAAAGCCCGTACACAAATAAGAGAACTTATCGAAGAACAAAAAAGGTCTGAACTATATCTAATAGGTCTGATATTAGTTGTTGGAATTTTAATTTTGATTATACTTTTAATAAAATACCGAAACAGAAACATCAGCAATCAACTCGAAAGAGAGATTTTAAAAAGAAAAGAACATGAGCTGAAACAAAGTCTGGAAGCAAAGAATATGGTTCTTATTGGCAAAGCAATGTCAGAAATACACCGAACTGATAATATCAATGAAATTTTAACTGACCTTAAAAAGATTAAACTAAAAACAGCTGGAAAAGAATTGCAGCAGGCAATTGATATTGTTTTAAAACGATTGGAAAAAAACCTGAATACGGATATTTGGAAAGAATTTGAAATCAGCTTTGAACAGGTTCATAAATCTTTCTTCGATAAACTAACATTCGATTACCCTTCACTTTCGCCTAAAGACCGCAGATTATGCGCACTTTTGTATCTTGATTTAACTACAAAAGAAATTTCTCAAATTACGGGGCAGTCTTTCAAATCTATCGAAAATGCCCGAACAAGACTCCGAAAAAAGTTTGATTTAACCAACGAAAAAGTAAATCTTTCAACCTATTTAAACTCTTTTAAACCTAATTAA
- a CDS encoding winged helix-turn-helix transcriptional regulator, whose product MTAIKETSTIQENKQYALEKCPVTFVMEKIGGYWKPIMLYHLADGDKRYSELKRAIPTITEKMLIQHLKQLEADGLVIREAKPVVPPFVTYRLSNAGKGLLPVIEAMAAWAFKVKDGVFD is encoded by the coding sequence ATGACCGCAATTAAAGAAACATCCACAATTCAGGAAAATAAGCAGTACGCTTTAGAAAAATGCCCTGTAACTTTTGTTATGGAAAAAATAGGAGGCTACTGGAAACCTATTATGCTTTATCATTTAGCCGATGGAGATAAACGTTACAGCGAATTAAAGAGAGCAATCCCAACAATTACCGAAAAAATGCTTATCCAGCACTTAAAACAACTGGAAGCCGACGGTTTGGTCATAAGAGAAGCAAAACCCGTAGTGCCGCCCTTTGTAACTTACAGACTAAGCAATGCAGGAAAAGGTCTTCTTCCGGTTATCGAGGCCATGGCTGCCTGGGCGTTTAAAGTTAAAGACGGGGTTTTTGATTGA
- a CDS encoding M4 family metallopeptidase, with protein sequence MNQIYFKARYLYFLLGFFVCFAGKAQSPFQKIKNTNVPTAAGNPAKNQTEDQNFKRSKDPKQEDTANAFLGKKEEPKGIELSQEESESINRQIAENQKIATQNLNLEKKVQDSTKVKSFAKSADLTARNIFEVKKADFDLPKSDQMQLKSISQNHGRTLATYQQLHNSIPVEGAIYKVRENKTKIDAFGQTSKKLPAVSTYKIDEKTALENALKTVNAKEYIWESKKLSALVNKKISQKPKGELVYAGPNFSSELKDYFLTWKFDVFAINPQSSQTIYVDANTGKILLTIDLSRDVHIKADKVEDNTQRLGRGKSRYSGEVTFNTKQYSDGFRLEADQGKFGVPIFTLNMNHYDYPSDEIITEFIDEDNIWNELHNKDHDEVALDIHWGMQKTIDYYAEKFNRNSIDNEGMTVFGLAHLGKNVDNASWTGAWAQFGDGVNNAPYVGLGITAHELTHAVTQFSAGLIYRGESGAMNESFSDIFGIAAEFYVGKDPKEKIWLLGDELYKHGSMRNMANPKAQNQPDTYGGKNWVNPAALNFDNGGVHINSGITNYWFYLLCEGGKGTNDNKNDYEVKAIGLAKAEKIAYLTLTEYLSPSSNFNDMRQASLMAVEDLYGLSSEEYKQVTNAWYAIGLGASFSEKQISIVSIEKPTAECGSLKGDEPFYVKIRNTGSAVIKADETLNYKLRSMAEGFGGRYNVLYIHDGTIKFAKDLAVGEESIVKLQDKLVYYESLTVPTYVEVKLDFKPVEAFGTKDGTSFVTNLLVKPSQKDYDIQVVGLNFPAYTGQILTANHPLAIKLYNLGCADIPAGSQLKIGYLNKKSENQIVWKDIILETAFKKNSEITIPFNVNIDLSVQGLYSYECFVTYSQDPILTNNNAVSAVYSGVVNQFPYNENFDQTPGGWYSNSLQGNQKFKWQPFSTAFRDIKSKYAWIDVDLSISQKLPANSDFTLESPIFDFTNIDSPYIEFDMIHLFAKGLEGLIIEYSDENGQNWKKATNVNYSETVHVNNLTQGPWFTGINTLYSKDPYQIRLNELKGKKAAIRFRVLTDKVEYGYIGAVIDNIKVSDTPFDIEVLTASLDSGKCTIDNTKVTITAKITNNFITQNEKVVVELKILDSMKKEVFSKSEKTTLAFAKFKDTISYSISNIDLKSIGANTIILSVFPEDITKEAKPKNNSFTFGYDNWKNEDMKVSVLPYVMDFEDDTKYKAWRTSENKNSAGWQHGTSDELRSLGWQVGEHTHFMASNDDKCNCDASNDMLISPVFDLSNYKEAHLTFDGFGDSQGLSDGFVKVSTDGGVTWETKFKMPYLSRWFEYYVDLSAYAGKSCVQIAFHHNDNGLFANGFAVDNIKIKEVKERLELSNLSIAEKVYEDAASHEFFIGVKNIYYNTVNKINIEYQITKNGSPVGEPVFLERAGELLVYQTLVYKINGMPHLPAGKYEINVKVTSEGQAKAEAQNIKGSFEVIANAPALNIESFSNVTQGSLFGSNGFTSNQSDENYPWRNVVAPDNVYLSIPKKDHTGDAAGKMLYNQLEGAARYGELVSPVYTLSDKAAALEFFYALQSNYLNAFIIDIKILGGEWTELWRDSKEGNYADTEWQKATANIKAYAGKSVMLRLRHAKAGGFSYMTFDDLKVINTPVLDVSLQLLSPKDVCGGDQVKVKLTNEGQVAIEANTIQVNLEYVNTKENISEIVENQIPVGESIEYTFKKQPQHDFSGDSHVYNLIAKLENDIVPSNNEIKGYTYQNVGADFKIFDNTAIYGYEGKALYIDAGTNFDFKKLDVVSYKWNTGEASNSIEINKEGDYTVTAVLKNGCILTETITAKFDVFNSKLPSGKVCGPEVVLAPGNYASYEWFDGSTNPEFIAKEDGSYYVTVYNENGIGKTYSTTISILENKVPEIKVTGNEKLTASIDAASYQWFLDERPIPNATEKSIITIWEGNYSLQTTNAAGCNSMSELFDSKGMLIGKITNAFRVFPNPIVDNVNIFLTDRAEGETQIRIYAIDGKEVWKKTYASFPSNINVNGLIAGVYILECTVQNKKYTAKIIKK encoded by the coding sequence ATGAACCAAATTTACTTCAAAGCGAGGTATTTATATTTTCTGCTGGGTTTCTTTGTTTGTTTCGCAGGAAAAGCACAGTCACCTTTTCAGAAAATAAAAAATACAAATGTGCCGACAGCTGCAGGGAATCCCGCTAAAAATCAGACGGAGGATCAAAATTTTAAAAGAAGCAAAGACCCAAAACAAGAGGATACTGCAAATGCTTTTTTGGGTAAAAAAGAAGAACCAAAAGGGATAGAACTTTCTCAGGAAGAGAGCGAATCGATTAACAGGCAGATAGCTGAAAATCAAAAAATAGCAACACAAAATTTAAATCTGGAAAAAAAAGTACAAGATTCAACAAAAGTGAAATCTTTTGCAAAATCGGCAGATTTAACAGCACGAAACATTTTTGAAGTTAAAAAAGCTGATTTTGATCTGCCTAAATCAGATCAAATGCAATTGAAATCCATATCTCAAAATCACGGGAGAACTTTAGCGACTTATCAGCAGTTGCACAATTCGATTCCAGTTGAAGGAGCAATTTATAAGGTTCGGGAAAATAAAACAAAAATTGATGCTTTTGGTCAGACAAGTAAAAAACTGCCTGCTGTTAGTACTTATAAAATTGATGAAAAAACGGCTCTTGAAAATGCACTTAAAACTGTGAATGCAAAAGAATATATCTGGGAAAGCAAGAAATTGAGTGCCTTGGTGAACAAAAAGATAAGCCAAAAACCAAAAGGGGAACTGGTTTATGCAGGTCCAAATTTTTCTTCAGAATTAAAAGACTATTTTCTGACTTGGAAATTTGATGTTTTTGCAATAAATCCACAATCAAGTCAGACGATTTATGTTGATGCTAATACAGGAAAAATACTATTAACGATCGATTTGAGCCGGGATGTGCATATAAAGGCAGATAAAGTTGAAGATAACACACAAAGATTAGGTCGGGGTAAATCAAGATATTCCGGAGAAGTTACTTTTAATACCAAACAGTATTCAGATGGTTTCAGGCTTGAAGCTGATCAGGGAAAATTTGGAGTGCCAATTTTTACCTTAAACATGAACCATTATGATTATCCATCTGATGAGATTATTACAGAATTTATAGACGAAGATAATATCTGGAACGAACTTCATAATAAAGATCATGATGAAGTGGCATTAGATATTCATTGGGGAATGCAGAAAACCATTGATTATTATGCAGAAAAATTCAATAGAAACAGTATTGATAATGAAGGAATGACTGTTTTTGGTTTGGCGCATTTGGGTAAAAATGTTGATAATGCATCATGGACCGGAGCCTGGGCACAATTTGGAGATGGGGTGAATAATGCACCGTATGTTGGATTAGGAATTACAGCACATGAACTTACGCATGCTGTAACGCAATTTTCTGCCGGATTAATTTATCGCGGAGAATCCGGTGCCATGAATGAGTCCTTTAGTGATATATTTGGTATTGCTGCTGAATTTTATGTTGGGAAAGATCCTAAAGAAAAGATTTGGCTTTTGGGAGATGAATTATACAAGCATGGAAGTATGCGTAATATGGCCAATCCTAAAGCACAAAACCAGCCGGATACCTATGGAGGAAAAAATTGGGTAAATCCAGCAGCTCTTAACTTTGATAATGGCGGTGTGCACATTAACAGCGGCATAACCAATTACTGGTTTTATCTTTTATGCGAAGGCGGAAAAGGTACAAATGACAATAAAAATGATTACGAAGTTAAAGCAATTGGTCTGGCTAAAGCAGAAAAAATCGCCTATTTAACACTTACAGAATATCTGTCACCTTCTTCTAATTTCAATGATATGCGCCAGGCGAGTCTGATGGCTGTAGAAGATTTGTATGGATTAAGCTCTGAAGAATATAAGCAGGTAACAAATGCCTGGTATGCAATTGGCTTGGGAGCCTCTTTTTCAGAAAAACAAATCTCAATTGTTTCTATTGAAAAACCAACAGCAGAATGCGGTTCTTTAAAAGGAGATGAGCCATTTTATGTTAAAATAAGAAATACAGGAAGTGCTGTTATTAAGGCTGATGAAACTTTGAATTATAAATTGAGATCAATGGCTGAAGGATTCGGAGGCAGATATAATGTGCTTTATATTCACGACGGAACAATTAAATTCGCAAAAGACCTCGCTGTTGGAGAAGAATCCATTGTAAAGCTTCAGGATAAATTAGTTTATTATGAAAGTTTGACTGTTCCTACTTATGTAGAAGTTAAACTTGATTTTAAGCCTGTTGAGGCCTTCGGTACAAAAGATGGTACTTCCTTTGTCACAAATCTTTTGGTTAAACCTTCTCAAAAAGATTATGACATACAAGTTGTTGGATTAAATTTTCCAGCTTACACTGGACAAATTTTAACGGCTAACCATCCGTTAGCAATAAAACTTTACAATTTAGGCTGTGCTGATATTCCGGCAGGGTCTCAGTTAAAAATAGGGTATTTAAACAAAAAATCGGAAAACCAAATAGTTTGGAAAGACATTATTTTAGAAACGGCATTTAAAAAGAATTCAGAAATTACAATTCCGTTTAATGTTAATATAGATTTATCTGTGCAGGGATTATATTCTTATGAATGTTTTGTTACGTACAGTCAAGACCCAATACTAACAAACAACAATGCCGTTAGTGCAGTTTACAGCGGCGTAGTAAATCAATTTCCATACAATGAGAATTTTGACCAAACCCCCGGAGGCTGGTATTCTAATTCATTACAAGGAAATCAAAAATTTAAATGGCAGCCGTTTTCTACTGCATTTAGAGATATAAAATCTAAATACGCATGGATAGACGTTGATTTAAGCATCTCACAAAAGCTTCCGGCAAATTCAGATTTTACATTAGAATCTCCAATATTTGATTTCACGAATATTGACTCTCCATATATTGAGTTTGATATGATTCATCTATTTGCAAAAGGCTTGGAGGGACTAATTATAGAATATTCTGATGAGAATGGGCAAAATTGGAAAAAAGCAACAAATGTTAATTATTCAGAAACTGTGCATGTTAATAATTTGACACAAGGACCCTGGTTCACTGGAATTAATACTCTTTATAGTAAAGATCCTTATCAGATACGCCTGAATGAATTAAAGGGAAAAAAAGCAGCTATTCGTTTTCGTGTATTGACCGATAAAGTTGAATATGGTTATATCGGGGCAGTAATAGATAATATTAAAGTAAGTGATACGCCATTTGATATAGAAGTTTTAACTGCCTCATTAGATTCAGGAAAATGTACAATTGACAATACTAAAGTTACTATAACTGCCAAAATCACTAATAATTTTATTACTCAAAATGAAAAGGTTGTAGTTGAATTAAAAATTCTAGACAGTATGAAGAAGGAAGTTTTTTCTAAAAGCGAAAAAACAACTTTAGCATTTGCTAAGTTTAAGGACACGATAAGTTATTCCATTTCTAATATTGATTTAAAGAGTATTGGTGCAAACACTATAATACTTTCTGTATTTCCGGAAGACATTACTAAAGAAGCCAAGCCAAAGAATAACAGTTTTACATTTGGCTATGATAATTGGAAAAATGAAGATATGAAAGTATCTGTTCTTCCTTATGTAATGGATTTTGAAGATGATACTAAATACAAAGCATGGAGAACATCTGAGAATAAAAACAGCGCAGGCTGGCAGCACGGAACAAGTGATGAACTGCGTTCGCTAGGATGGCAGGTAGGAGAACATACACATTTTATGGCCAGTAATGATGACAAGTGCAATTGTGATGCATCTAATGATATGCTGATTTCACCAGTTTTTGATTTAAGTAATTATAAAGAAGCACATTTAACATTTGATGGTTTTGGAGACAGTCAGGGGCTTTCGGATGGTTTTGTTAAAGTAAGCACTGATGGCGGCGTTACATGGGAAACGAAATTTAAAATGCCTTATTTAAGCAGATGGTTTGAATACTATGTTGATCTGAGTGCCTATGCCGGAAAATCTTGTGTTCAGATTGCTTTTCATCATAATGACAACGGACTTTTTGCTAACGGTTTTGCAGTTGATAATATTAAAATCAAAGAGGTTAAAGAGCGTTTAGAATTATCTAATTTAAGCATTGCCGAAAAAGTTTATGAAGACGCAGCTTCACATGAATTTTTTATTGGCGTAAAAAATATTTATTACAATACTGTCAATAAAATCAACATAGAATATCAAATTACAAAAAATGGAAGTCCTGTTGGAGAACCGGTTTTTTTAGAAAGAGCGGGAGAATTACTAGTATATCAGACATTGGTTTATAAGATAAATGGTATGCCGCATCTTCCTGCAGGGAAATATGAAATTAATGTAAAAGTAACTTCAGAAGGACAGGCAAAAGCCGAAGCGCAAAATATTAAAGGATCTTTTGAGGTTATAGCTAATGCACCAGCCTTAAACATTGAAAGTTTTTCGAATGTAACACAAGGCTCACTTTTTGGATCAAATGGATTTACCTCAAATCAAAGTGATGAAAATTATCCATGGCGAAATGTTGTTGCACCGGATAATGTCTATTTATCCATCCCTAAAAAAGACCATACTGGAGATGCAGCCGGAAAAATGCTTTACAATCAGTTAGAAGGAGCTGCTCGATATGGAGAACTGGTTTCTCCTGTATATACGTTATCAGACAAAGCAGCTGCTTTAGAATTTTTTTATGCGCTTCAAAGTAATTATTTGAATGCTTTTATTATCGATATCAAAATTTTGGGAGGAGAGTGGACTGAATTGTGGAGAGATTCTAAAGAGGGAAATTATGCAGATACAGAATGGCAGAAAGCAACAGCAAATATAAAAGCATATGCCGGCAAATCTGTAATGCTGCGATTAAGACATGCTAAGGCCGGCGGTTTTTCTTATATGACTTTTGATGATTTAAAAGTAATAAATACACCTGTTTTAGATGTTTCGTTGCAGCTTTTATCACCAAAAGATGTATGCGGCGGAGATCAGGTAAAAGTCAAATTAACCAATGAAGGACAAGTTGCAATTGAAGCAAATACTATTCAGGTAAATTTAGAATACGTAAATACAAAGGAAAATATATCAGAAATTGTTGAAAATCAAATACCTGTTGGAGAAAGTATTGAATATACTTTCAAGAAACAGCCTCAACATGACTTCTCGGGAGATTCTCATGTTTATAACCTTATAGCAAAATTAGAAAATGATATAGTTCCGTCTAATAATGAAATAAAAGGGTATACATATCAAAATGTTGGAGCCGATTTTAAAATATTTGACAACACTGCAATTTATGGATATGAAGGCAAAGCTTTATACATTGATGCTGGAACTAATTTTGACTTCAAAAAATTAGATGTTGTTTCATATAAATGGAATACAGGTGAAGCTTCTAACAGTATCGAAATAAACAAAGAGGGAGACTATACAGTTACTGCGGTCTTAAAAAATGGCTGTATACTTACTGAAACGATAACGGCAAAATTTGATGTTTTTAATTCTAAATTGCCAAGCGGGAAAGTATGTGGACCGGAGGTTGTTTTAGCTCCGGGAAATTATGCTTCTTATGAATGGTTTGACGGTTCGACTAATCCGGAATTTATTGCAAAAGAAGATGGCAGCTATTATGTAACGGTTTACAATGAAAATGGTATTGGTAAAACATATAGTACCACTATCTCTATATTAGAAAACAAGGTGCCTGAAATCAAAGTTACCGGCAATGAAAAACTGACAGCTTCAATAGATGCGGCTTCGTACCAGTGGTTTTTAGACGAAAGACCTATCCCGAATGCCACCGAAAAATCAATTATAACAATCTGGGAAGGAAATTACAGCCTGCAGACCACAAATGCCGCAGGATGTAATAGTATGTCAGAGTTGTTTGATTCCAAAGGAATGCTGATCGGAAAAATAACCAATGCATTTAGAGTTTTCCCGAATCCGATAGTTGATAATGTGAATATTTTCCTGACCGATAGAGCAGAGGGCGAAACACAAATCAGAATTTATGCAATAGATGGTAAAGAAGTCTGGAAAAAGACTTATGCCTCTTTTCCATCAAACATAAATGTAAACGGATTGATTGCAGGAGTCTATATTTTAGAATGTACTGTGCAAAACAAAAAATATACAGCAAAGATTATCAAAAAGTAA
- a CDS encoding porin family protein — MKKSILILGALFFCASVFAQSDKILLGLKAGLNISTLTLDEIELNSLSKTGFTAGLMAEIPLIKKLSVQPEIMYSRQGVKITYSDEEVTNSKYKSTISLNYLNIPVMLKYYILQGFSLQAGPQLGILLKAENKSYDNFLGYENNEKYNLSEYSNGVDASVNFGLGYQFKNKFYADVRYNISYTDVFKNANKTYVINNDMKNRVFQITVGYFL, encoded by the coding sequence ATGAAAAAATCCATATTAATTTTAGGAGCACTATTTTTTTGTGCTTCGGTCTTTGCTCAGTCAGATAAAATACTGCTGGGTTTAAAAGCAGGTTTAAACATTTCGACTTTAACGCTCGATGAAATTGAATTAAACTCATTATCAAAAACAGGCTTTACAGCCGGACTTATGGCAGAAATTCCGTTGATTAAAAAATTATCAGTTCAGCCCGAAATAATGTACAGCCGGCAGGGAGTTAAAATTACGTATTCTGATGAAGAAGTTACCAATTCAAAGTACAAAAGCACAATTAGTTTAAATTACCTGAATATTCCGGTTATGCTCAAATATTACATTTTGCAGGGATTCAGCCTGCAGGCAGGACCACAGTTAGGAATTCTCTTAAAGGCAGAGAATAAATCTTATGACAACTTTTTGGGTTATGAGAATAACGAAAAATATAATTTATCAGAGTATTCAAACGGAGTAGACGCTTCTGTAAACTTTGGATTAGGATATCAGTTTAAAAACAAATTTTATGCAGATGTACGATACAACATCTCTTATACGGATGTTTTTAAGAATGCCAATAAAACTTATGTAATAAATAATGATATGAAGAATAGGGTTTTTCAAATAACAGTCGGCTATTTTTTGTAA